In the Gymnodinialimonas sp. 202GB13-11 genome, one interval contains:
- the ppk2 gene encoding polyphosphate kinase 2, translating into MAKDTAESSQKAPAQPVTELAEAKPTITGFETGDYPYPNKLAAKEYEAEKAALQVELLKVQHWVEETGQKVVMLFEGRDAAGKGGTIKRFMEHLNPRGARVVALNKPSDEERGQWFFQRYIKHLPTAGEIVLYDRSWYNRAGVERVMEFCEPNEYLEFMRQTPDLERMLTRSGIKLFKYWFSVTQEEQRRRFQSRETDPLKQWKLSPIDRASLDKWDDYTEAKEAMFFYTDTADAPWTLIRSNDKKRARLGCMRHFLSSLDYPGKDHEVVGAPDPQIVLQAETVVHEADHILASSLHPKTRKSG; encoded by the coding sequence ATGGCGAAAGACACAGCAGAGAGCAGCCAAAAAGCCCCCGCTCAACCTGTGACGGAATTGGCCGAGGCCAAACCCACGATCACTGGCTTTGAAACGGGCGACTATCCCTACCCCAACAAGCTGGCTGCAAAGGAATATGAGGCTGAAAAAGCTGCGCTTCAGGTTGAGCTTCTTAAAGTCCAGCATTGGGTGGAGGAAACGGGCCAGAAAGTCGTCATGCTGTTTGAGGGCCGCGATGCCGCTGGCAAGGGTGGCACGATCAAGCGCTTCATGGAGCATCTGAACCCACGCGGCGCGCGTGTGGTGGCGCTCAACAAACCGTCTGACGAGGAACGCGGCCAGTGGTTTTTCCAGCGCTATATCAAGCACCTGCCCACGGCCGGTGAGATCGTTCTCTACGACCGCTCCTGGTACAACCGCGCGGGCGTGGAACGCGTAATGGAGTTCTGCGAGCCCAACGAATATCTCGAATTCATGCGCCAGACGCCCGATCTTGAACGGATGCTGACACGCTCCGGCATCAAGCTGTTCAAATACTGGTTCTCGGTCACGCAGGAAGAACAGCGCCGCCGCTTCCAATCGCGTGAAACCGATCCGCTGAAGCAATGGAAGCTATCTCCTATCGACCGTGCAAGCCTCGACAAGTGGGACGATTATACCGAGGCGAAAGAGGCGATGTTTTTCTATACCGACACCGCCGATGCGCCTTGGACGTTGATCCGCTCCAACGACAAGAAGCGCGCGCGGCTTGGCTGTATGCGCCATTTCCTTTCGAGTCTTGATTATCCTGGCAAGGATCATGAGGTCGTCGGCGCGCCGGATCCACAGATCGTGTTGCAAGCCGAAACCGTCGTGCACGAGGCTGATCATATCCTCGCCAGCTCGCTTCATCCAAAAACTCGGAAAAGCGGCTAG
- a CDS encoding GNAT family N-acetyltransferase codes for MSHDLASRPATLADVPLMAQLVDMAGEGLPMTLWAAMVQGDETPMDVGMARASRDEGAFSWRNAVVGTVDGASKGMIITYDVATEPEEITPDLFVPLIELENMAPGTLYVNVLAVLPDARGKGLGRSLLKEALAARPAGQGASIILAAGNDAAEALYHSLGFREVARRPLVKGDWDTDRTEWVLLVLE; via the coding sequence ATGTCGCATGATCTAGCCTCCCGCCCGGCAACGCTGGCCGATGTGCCGCTGATGGCGCAACTGGTGGATATGGCGGGCGAGGGCCTGCCCATGACCCTGTGGGCCGCGATGGTTCAGGGGGATGAAACTCCGATGGATGTGGGTATGGCGCGCGCGTCGCGCGATGAAGGCGCGTTCTCGTGGCGCAATGCCGTTGTGGGCACCGTGGATGGTGCGTCCAAAGGGATGATCATCACCTACGACGTCGCTACCGAGCCAGAGGAGATCACGCCTGACTTGTTCGTGCCGCTGATCGAGTTGGAGAACATGGCACCGGGCACACTTTATGTGAACGTTTTGGCGGTTTTGCCCGACGCGCGCGGGAAAGGCCTTGGCCGGTCTCTATTGAAAGAAGCGCTTGCCGCACGGCCTGCGGGGCAGGGGGCAAGCATCATTCTGGCGGCTGGTAATGACGCTGCAGAGGCGCTCTATCATAGCCTCGGGTTCCGCGAGGTCGCGCGGCGTCCGTTGGTGAAAGGCGATTGGGACACTGACCGCACGGAATGGGTGCTGCTGGTGTTGGAATAG
- a CDS encoding homocysteine S-methyltransferase family protein, producing MDQLDHTRPSALLTTSRPYLTDGGLETTLIFHDGLDLPEFAAFPLLETEDGRAMIARYYNGFLKLAAEAVTGFVLDTPTWRASQGWGAKLGLAPDAVAQANGKAAAFAAELAKPWREEGMDVVLNGVIGPEGDGYAPGEMKSVAAYEAYHAHQIAAFAKTQVDMVSAVTMTHVEEAIGIARAAALAGLPVIVSFTVETDGVMPSGQRVADAVAEVDAATGSTPIFYMINCAHPDHYAAILRGEAWTHRLGGLRSNASRMSHAELDEAAELDDGDPQEFGELHAEMLSHVPRMKVLGGCCGTDHRHIAAVGHTCLGGHHHVA from the coding sequence ATGGACCAATTGGACCACACACGCCCTTCGGCGTTGCTGACGACGTCCCGCCCGTATTTGACGGATGGCGGGCTGGAGACGACTTTGATTTTCCACGACGGCCTCGACCTGCCGGAATTTGCCGCGTTTCCATTGTTGGAAACGGAAGACGGACGCGCCATGATCGCGCGCTATTACAACGGCTTTTTGAAGCTGGCCGCTGAGGCTGTCACTGGCTTTGTTCTCGACACACCGACATGGCGGGCAAGCCAGGGCTGGGGTGCGAAACTGGGGCTTGCCCCGGATGCTGTCGCGCAGGCCAACGGGAAAGCCGCCGCTTTTGCGGCTGAATTGGCCAAGCCTTGGCGCGAAGAGGGCATGGATGTTGTGCTTAACGGCGTGATCGGGCCTGAGGGCGACGGATATGCACCGGGCGAGATGAAATCGGTTGCCGCCTATGAGGCCTATCACGCGCATCAGATCGCGGCTTTCGCGAAAACGCAGGTCGATATGGTGAGTGCTGTCACCATGACGCATGTGGAAGAGGCAATCGGGATCGCGCGCGCCGCCGCTTTGGCAGGCTTGCCCGTTATCGTCTCCTTCACCGTTGAGACCGATGGCGTGATGCCATCGGGTCAGCGCGTGGCTGACGCTGTGGCAGAAGTGGATGCAGCGACGGGCAGCACGCCGATTTTCTATATGATCAATTGCGCCCATCCCGATCACTATGCCGCGATCCTGCGGGGGGAAGCCTGGACCCACCGCCTTGGTGGACTGCGCTCCAACGCCAGCCGGATGAGTCACGCGGAACTGGATGAGGCGGCAGAGCTGGACGATGGCGACCCGCAGGAATTCGGTGAGCTGCATGCCGAGATGTTGTCGCATGTGCCGAGAATGAAGGTTCTTGGCGGATGCTGTGGCACCGATCACCGCCACATCGCAGCCGTTGGTCATACTTGCCTTGGAGGGCATCATCATGTCGCATGA
- a CDS encoding PfkB family carbohydrate kinase has translation MTQRPDILCIGAVLWDIIGRTHLPMVQGNDKPGRITRIPGGVALNIAMALRKLDLRPALLSAIGEDAEGRDLLAACGTLGLDTSYIHIDPSLPTDRYMAIEAQGALVAAIADAQTLEKAGRAILKPLADGALGSAQSPWAGPVALDGNLSADLLEEVSRSPLFSQSDLRIAPASPGKAERLRPFLVHPQATLYVNREEAGLITGTNPANAAAAAEAMLRAGARRVLVTEGAQMAVDATPDSTLTQTPPPVEAIRITGAGDTFMAAHIAAEIAGATRHDALHSATTTAATYVAGDAL, from the coding sequence ATGACACAACGTCCCGACATTCTGTGCATTGGCGCTGTCCTTTGGGACATTATCGGCCGGACGCATCTTCCAATGGTGCAAGGCAATGACAAGCCCGGCCGGATCACCCGCATCCCCGGGGGCGTGGCGCTCAATATCGCCATGGCGCTTCGAAAACTCGATCTGCGGCCCGCCCTTCTTTCTGCCATTGGTGAAGATGCCGAAGGCCGTGATCTGCTGGCGGCGTGTGGCACCCTTGGCCTCGACACCAGCTACATTCACATCGACCCGTCGCTGCCAACCGATCGCTACATGGCCATCGAGGCGCAGGGGGCGTTGGTGGCCGCAATCGCCGATGCGCAAACACTGGAAAAAGCCGGGCGCGCGATCCTGAAACCGCTGGCCGACGGCGCACTTGGCTCGGCCCAAAGTCCGTGGGCGGGGCCAGTCGCCCTCGATGGCAACCTCAGCGCAGATCTGCTGGAAGAGGTCTCGCGCAGCCCGCTGTTTAGCCAATCTGACCTACGCATTGCGCCCGCATCCCCCGGCAAGGCCGAACGCCTCCGCCCGTTCCTCGTCCATCCGCAGGCCACGCTTTACGTCAACCGTGAAGAGGCCGGCCTGATCACCGGAACCAACCCCGCCAACGCAGCCGCCGCGGCCGAGGCGATGTTGCGTGCAGGCGCGCGCCGGGTGCTTGTCACCGAAGGCGCGCAAATGGCCGTCGACGCCACACCCGACAGCACGCTGACCCAGACCCCGCCCCCGGTGGAGGCCATCCGCATTACCGGTGCAGGCGACACCTTCATGGCGGCCCACATCGCCGCCGAGATTGCAGGGGCCACGCGCCACGACGCGCTGCACTCCGCCACCACAACCGCGGCCACCTACGTCGCCGGAGATGCCCTATGA
- a CDS encoding pseudouridine-5'-phosphate glycosidase → MTLPLTFSPEVEAAKADGAAIVALESTIITHGMPYPQNVETARLVEAEIRAAGAVPATIAIMDGAIHIGLTDERLDALAQAQNVAKLSRADLAVCLASGGIGATTVAATMICAHLAGIHVFATGGIGGVHKGAEDSFDISADLHELAQTPVTVVAAGAKAILDLPKTLEVLETLGVPVIAHGQAPFPAFWSRDSGLPAPLRIDDPAQIAAAHRMRTALGLPGGQLIANPIPVEAEIPAETLAPLIAQAQSEADAQGVSGKGVTPFLLQRLFELTEGKSLTANIALVLNNARVAAQIAQHLRG, encoded by the coding sequence ATGACCCTGCCCCTCACATTCTCACCCGAAGTCGAAGCCGCCAAGGCAGATGGCGCAGCAATCGTGGCCCTTGAAAGCACGATCATCACCCATGGCATGCCCTACCCGCAAAACGTGGAAACCGCTCGCCTGGTCGAGGCTGAGATCCGCGCCGCAGGGGCCGTCCCCGCCACCATCGCGATCATGGACGGGGCCATCCATATTGGCCTGACCGACGAACGCCTCGACGCACTCGCGCAAGCCCAAAACGTCGCCAAGCTCAGCCGCGCCGATCTGGCCGTCTGCCTTGCTTCAGGTGGCATCGGGGCCACAACGGTCGCCGCCACCATGATCTGCGCCCACCTCGCGGGTATCCACGTCTTCGCCACCGGCGGCATCGGCGGTGTGCATAAAGGGGCCGAAGACAGCTTTGACATCTCTGCCGACCTGCACGAACTCGCCCAAACCCCCGTCACCGTTGTGGCCGCAGGCGCAAAGGCGATCCTCGACCTGCCGAAAACCCTCGAAGTCCTCGAAACCCTCGGCGTGCCCGTCATCGCCCACGGTCAGGCCCCTTTCCCCGCTTTCTGGAGCCGCGACAGCGGCCTGCCCGCCCCCCTCCGCATCGACGACCCCGCACAAATCGCAGCCGCCCACCGAATGCGCACCGCGCTTGGCCTGCCCGGCGGGCAACTGATCGCCAATCCGATCCCGGTTGAGGCCGAAATACCGGCCGAAACGCTCGCCCCCCTCATCGCGCAGGCGCAGTCCGAGGCAGATGCGCAGGGCGTATCAGGCAAGGGCGTCACCCCCTTCCTGCTGCAACGCCTGTTCGAGTTGACCGAAGGCAAAAGCCTGACCGCCAACATCGCGCTTGTGCTCAACAATGCCCGGGTCGCGGCCCAAATCGCCCAACATTTGCGCGGCTGA
- a CDS encoding DUF502 domain-containing protein yields MKLPQTDQPPRRGIFSSLRSNFLTGLIVIAPIGITIWLIWTLTGWIDSWVLPFIPDRYNPSLLIAEWTGININIRGIGVVTFFIFTMLVGWIAKGLIGRSMIRWAESLVLSIPVIRTVYSGLKQIAETVLQQGQQNFDKACLVQYPREGIWAIAFISTSAKGEIAEKVPQDMVSVFLPTTPNPTSGFLLFVPRKDVIILDMSVEDSAKLIISAGLVYPNGEDAKKAVEAQVAEAAE; encoded by the coding sequence ATGAAACTGCCCCAAACCGATCAACCGCCGCGTCGCGGGATTTTCTCCTCGCTGAGGTCGAATTTCCTGACCGGCCTTATCGTGATTGCCCCCATCGGCATTACGATCTGGTTGATCTGGACGTTGACGGGCTGGATCGACAGCTGGGTGCTGCCGTTCATTCCCGACCGCTACAATCCCTCGCTGCTGATTGCCGAATGGACCGGCATCAACATCAACATCCGTGGCATCGGCGTAGTAACGTTCTTCATCTTCACCATGCTGGTGGGGTGGATCGCCAAGGGCCTGATCGGTCGCTCGATGATCCGATGGGCGGAGTCGCTGGTGCTCTCGATCCCCGTGATCCGCACGGTTTATTCCGGCCTCAAACAGATTGCCGAAACCGTTCTCCAGCAAGGCCAGCAGAACTTCGACAAGGCTTGCCTCGTGCAATACCCGCGTGAGGGCATCTGGGCGATTGCCTTTATCTCAACCTCCGCCAAGGGCGAGATCGCCGAAAAGGTGCCGCAGGATATGGTCTCGGTCTTCTTGCCGACCACGCCGAACCCGACCTCAGGTTTCCTGCTGTTCGTGCCGCGCAAGGATGTCATCATCCTCGACATGAGTGTCGAAGACAGCGCCAAGCTGATCATCTCCGCCGGTCTGGTCTATCCCAACGGCGAAGACGCGAAAAAGGCGGTTGAGGCTCAGGTGGCTGAAGCCGCGGAATGA
- a CDS encoding AAA family ATPase gives MSARRLYVISGCSGGGKSTLIDALAETGHNVVREPGRRIIAQGGPLPWDDMAGFAQAAIAMAEADYDAARALEGPVFFDRGLVDAVLALAHATGQQRDLTRIAQRPYAKPVFFAPPWQDLFANDEDRRHGFAEALAEHDRLARAYRSLGHTLTPLPKSSVAQRVALVVAKAL, from the coding sequence ATGAGCGCCCGGCGCCTTTACGTCATCTCCGGCTGCTCCGGCGGTGGCAAATCCACATTGATCGACGCGCTGGCCGAAACGGGCCACAACGTCGTGCGCGAACCCGGTCGCCGGATCATCGCTCAGGGTGGCCCCCTGCCGTGGGACGATATGGCAGGCTTCGCACAGGCAGCGATTGCGATGGCCGAGGCCGATTACGATGCGGCCCGTGCGCTCGAAGGCCCGGTCTTCTTCGACCGTGGTCTTGTCGACGCCGTCCTCGCCCTCGCCCACGCTACGGGCCAGCAACGTGACCTCACACGCATCGCGCAACGTCCCTATGCAAAACCCGTCTTCTTTGCCCCGCCGTGGCAAGACCTCTTCGCCAACGACGAAGATCGTCGCCATGGGTTTGCCGAAGCGCTCGCCGAACACGACAGGCTTGCGCGCGCCTACCGATCCTTGGGTCACACGCTCACCCCGCTTCCCAAATCCTCGGTCGCGCAACGCGTGGCGCTTGTCGTTGCAAAGGCGCTTTGA
- a CDS encoding extracellular solute-binding protein: MQTHCFIKGAGIVALGLALASPAIAEPSHGVAMYGEPALGADFEHLPYANPDAPTGGRIVTGEVGSFDSLNPHIREGSVPWQLRFLAYESLLGRSYDEPFTLYGLLAETVEIGEDHTWVEFTLREEAAFSDGSPVTVEDVIWSFETLGTDGHPRYLGSWTRVEGIEAVGERTVRITLTEADRELAMIMGLRPILQAAQWEDLEFTESGLTNIPITTAPYVIDDFEAGRFVSLRRNPDYWGADVPFRRGTHVIDEIRMEFFGDGNAMTEAFTSGLITTQRETSAQAWADNYNFPRVQSGEVVLAEIPHQRPSGITGFVMNTRRAPFDDWRVREVMIQAFNFEFINQTVNGGVDPRITSYFANSPLSMEPGAASGRVAEFLAPFQGDLLPGAMEGYELPISDGSERNRAGIRQAIALMEEAGYAVEEGIMTGPNGPVTFEILLQTGSSENEAIANIYVEALARVGIEVNVTRVDSAQYRERTDVYDFDMTYYRRGLSLSPGNEQRLYWGCESADAEGSRNLMGACHPAIEAMVDEMLSAASQDDYRAAVRALDRVLISQRYVVPFHHNPISRLAFNAELNYPDYIPIYGDWIGWQPDVWWVEEE, translated from the coding sequence ATGCAAACGCATTGTTTCATAAAAGGGGCAGGTATTGTGGCCCTGGGTCTGGCGCTCGCCAGCCCTGCCATTGCTGAGCCTTCGCACGGCGTCGCCATGTACGGTGAGCCAGCGCTTGGCGCGGATTTCGAGCATCTGCCTTACGCTAATCCTGACGCGCCCACGGGCGGGCGAATCGTAACTGGCGAGGTCGGCTCATTCGATTCGCTCAACCCGCATATCCGCGAAGGCTCGGTTCCCTGGCAGTTGCGATTCCTTGCCTACGAATCGCTTTTGGGCCGGTCCTATGACGAGCCCTTTACGCTCTACGGCCTTTTGGCCGAGACGGTTGAGATCGGTGAAGATCACACGTGGGTCGAGTTCACGTTGCGCGAGGAAGCCGCGTTTTCCGATGGCAGCCCCGTGACGGTCGAGGATGTGATCTGGTCGTTCGAGACGCTCGGCACAGATGGGCACCCGCGTTACCTCGGCTCCTGGACGCGAGTAGAGGGAATAGAAGCCGTAGGCGAGCGCACAGTCCGCATCACGCTGACGGAAGCGGATCGTGAACTGGCCATGATAATGGGCCTGCGCCCGATCCTTCAGGCGGCGCAATGGGAGGACCTTGAGTTCACTGAAAGCGGGCTGACCAATATCCCGATAACGACCGCGCCCTACGTCATTGATGATTTCGAAGCGGGCCGTTTCGTCAGCCTCCGCCGCAACCCGGATTATTGGGGCGCCGATGTGCCGTTCCGGCGGGGCACGCACGTGATCGACGAGATCCGCATGGAATTCTTCGGCGACGGCAATGCCATGACCGAAGCCTTCACCAGCGGGTTGATCACCACGCAGCGCGAGACTTCGGCGCAGGCTTGGGCCGACAATTACAATTTCCCGCGCGTGCAGAGCGGCGAAGTCGTGCTGGCCGAAATTCCGCATCAGCGGCCTTCGGGCATCACTGGCTTCGTTATGAACACCCGTCGCGCGCCGTTTGACGATTGGCGCGTGCGCGAGGTGATGATCCAGGCGTTCAACTTCGAGTTCATCAATCAGACGGTGAACGGTGGCGTGGATCCGCGCATCACCTCTTACTTCGCAAACTCGCCGCTTTCGATGGAACCTGGCGCGGCCTCGGGTCGAGTGGCCGAATTCCTCGCCCCGTTCCAAGGCGACCTGCTTCCCGGCGCGATGGAGGGGTATGAACTGCCGATCTCGGATGGATCAGAACGCAACCGGGCCGGCATCCGTCAGGCCATCGCCTTGATGGAAGAGGCGGGCTACGCGGTTGAAGAAGGGATCATGACCGGGCCGAACGGGCCGGTGACGTTCGAGATCCTGTTGCAGACCGGATCGTCTGAAAACGAGGCAATTGCAAATATCTATGTCGAGGCGTTGGCGCGTGTTGGCATCGAGGTCAACGTGACCCGTGTGGACAGTGCGCAATACCGCGAGCGGACGGATGTTTATGATTTCGACATGACCTACTACCGCCGTGGTCTGTCGCTGAGCCCGGGCAATGAGCAGCGGCTTTATTGGGGGTGTGAGTCGGCGGATGCCGAAGGCTCCCGCAACCTTATGGGGGCGTGTCATCCGGCGATTGAAGCGATGGTGGATGAGATGCTGAGTGCTGCCAGCCAAGACGATTACCGGGCGGCTGTCCGGGCGCTTGACCGGGTCCTGATCTCGCAGCGTTATGTGGTGCCGTTCCACCACAACCCGATCAGCCGTTTGGCCTTCAACGCCGAGCTGAACTACCCCGATTACATCCCGATTTATGGCGACTGGATCGGCTGGCAGCCGGATGTCTGGTGGGTTGAAGAAGAGTGA
- a CDS encoding 3-hydroxybutyrate dehydrogenase translates to MAITTDLSGKTAVITGSNSGIGLGVARELARAGANVVLNSYTDRKEDHALAEEIAENFSVEARYIKADLSKGDEARALIEQAGTCDILINNAGIQHVAPIDEFPVEKWDAIIAIMLSSTFHTTAAALPMMRKAGWGRFINISSAHGLTASPYKSAYVSAKHGVVGMTKVVALETAQEPITANAICPGYVLTPLVESQIPDTAKKYDMSEEEVTQKVILERQPSKEFATTEQLGGTVAFLCSPAADQITGTTISVDGGWTAL, encoded by the coding sequence ATGGCCATCACCACAGACCTTTCCGGCAAGACTGCCGTTATCACCGGCTCAAATTCAGGAATCGGCCTTGGCGTCGCGCGGGAATTGGCGCGGGCGGGCGCAAATGTGGTTCTGAACTCCTACACCGACCGGAAAGAGGACCATGCGCTGGCCGAGGAGATCGCTGAGAACTTCAGCGTCGAGGCGCGCTACATCAAAGCAGACCTCTCCAAGGGCGATGAGGCGCGCGCGCTGATCGAGCAAGCTGGCACCTGCGACATCCTCATCAACAATGCTGGTATTCAGCACGTGGCGCCCATCGACGAATTCCCGGTCGAGAAGTGGGATGCGATCATCGCCATCATGCTATCCTCAACGTTCCACACCACGGCAGCCGCCCTGCCGATGATGCGAAAGGCCGGTTGGGGACGGTTTATCAATATCTCGTCTGCGCACGGCCTGACCGCCTCCCCCTACAAATCGGCCTATGTCTCGGCCAAGCATGGGGTTGTGGGAATGACCAAGGTTGTGGCGCTGGAAACTGCGCAGGAACCAATCACAGCCAACGCCATTTGCCCCGGTTACGTCCTGACGCCTTTGGTCGAGTCGCAAATTCCGGATACAGCCAAAAAATACGACATGTCTGAGGAAGAAGTGACGCAGAAAGTCATCCTCGAACGCCAGCCGTCCAAGGAATTCGCTACAACCGAGCAGCTCGGCGGCACCGTCGCGTTCCTTTGCTCGCCTGCAGCGGACCAGATCACCGGCACGACGATCAGCGTGGATGGTGGTTGGACGGCGCTCTGA
- a CDS encoding pentapeptide repeat-containing protein: MSEEQEAGNDKLEIDNMYLCGSTFSRVSLKGASFTDSTLEDARLEDVNATGFIFENVNLTETKFHDVNMAQAHIDYANLTGVKITDANMTDTRIENVNLTGFHMSNVNLTGAEISNANLSDMKINGVSVEDMLALWKDTHGTA, encoded by the coding sequence ATGTCCGAAGAGCAAGAAGCCGGAAACGACAAGCTTGAGATCGACAATATGTACCTGTGCGGCTCGACCTTCTCTCGCGTCAGCCTGAAGGGCGCGTCTTTCACCGACAGCACCTTGGAAGATGCGCGGCTGGAAGATGTGAATGCCACCGGGTTCATTTTCGAAAACGTCAACCTGACCGAAACCAAGTTCCACGACGTGAACATGGCGCAGGCCCATATCGACTATGCCAATCTGACAGGTGTGAAGATCACTGATGCGAACATGACCGACACGCGGATCGAGAATGTGAACCTGACGGGCTTCCACATGTCGAACGTCAATCTGACGGGGGCTGAGATCAGCAATGCAAATCTTTCCGACATGAAAATCAACGGCGTGTCGGTTGAGGATATGTTGGCCCTTTGGAAGGACACACATGGCACCGCCTAA
- a CDS encoding patatin-like phospholipase family protein, with the protein MAPPKRINLALQGGGAHGAYTWGVLEAILACDDLEIAAISGTSAGALNGAAVKSGLSRGSRNLAAEMLAGVWEQVGAITDEAFTPWLNMISPQAVSFAIESSLPFAVGDSVSRMVSPYSTGPFYRNPLAPIVSKFEYDHICCEDGPDFYICATNVRSGKIRIFSGEEIGPKAIMASACLPTLFRAIEIDDPQTGETEAYWDGGYTGNPALFPLFNPELPRDILIVNINPLYRDEVPTSARAIQNRINEISFNTSLLRELRAIEFVQRLLHKGAVQDNAMKDMLIHMVSDDDLMQQLSVATKLVATPQVLHQLREAGRTSAETFISEHFDKIGEDSTVDLRAMFE; encoded by the coding sequence ATGGCACCGCCTAAGCGGATCAACCTTGCCCTTCAGGGCGGCGGTGCGCACGGCGCGTATACGTGGGGCGTGTTGGAGGCGATTCTTGCCTGCGATGATTTGGAAATTGCTGCGATATCCGGGACGTCCGCCGGAGCGTTGAACGGGGCAGCGGTGAAATCCGGGCTCAGCCGGGGATCACGGAATCTGGCGGCAGAAATGCTTGCCGGCGTTTGGGAGCAGGTGGGCGCAATCACGGATGAGGCATTTACGCCTTGGCTCAACATGATCTCGCCACAGGCGGTCAGCTTCGCCATCGAATCCTCCCTGCCCTTCGCCGTGGGCGACAGTGTCAGCCGGATGGTCAGCCCCTATTCAACCGGGCCTTTCTACCGCAACCCGTTAGCCCCCATCGTTTCCAAATTCGAATACGATCACATCTGCTGCGAAGACGGCCCGGATTTTTACATCTGCGCCACCAACGTGCGCTCCGGCAAAATTCGCATCTTCTCAGGAGAAGAGATCGGGCCGAAGGCGATCATGGCATCGGCCTGCCTGCCGACGCTTTTCCGCGCCATCGAAATCGACGATCCCCAAACCGGTGAGACCGAGGCCTATTGGGACGGCGGCTATACCGGCAACCCGGCGCTATTTCCTTTATTCAACCCCGAACTTCCGCGCGACATTCTGATCGTGAACATCAATCCCCTCTACCGCGATGAAGTACCGACATCGGCCCGCGCGATCCAGAACCGGATCAATGAGATCAGTTTCAACACATCTTTGCTGCGCGAACTTCGCGCCATCGAATTCGTCCAGCGCTTGCTTCACAAAGGGGCCGTTCAGGACAATGCGATGAAGGATATGCTGATCCATATGGTGTCAGACGACGACCTGATGCAGCAGCTTTCTGTTGCCACGAAACTGGTAGCCACGCCGCAAGTCCTCCATCAACTACGAGAGGCCGGTCGAACATCGGCTGAAACCTTCATTTCCGAGCATTTTGACAAAATCGGTGAAGACAGCACCGTCGATCTGCGGGCGATGTTCGAATAG
- a CDS encoding aquaporin: MTLSQRLIAEAIGTAFLLIAVVGSGIMAANLSDGNIALALLANAIATGVALYVLITIFGPISGAHFNPAVTLVFALRGEIALHHAAAYVLVQIVAGILGVWLSHVMFDLPILQASTTARTGLSQWVAEIVATFGLLITILAGIRHAPAQVPALVAAYITGAYWFTASTSFANPAVTIARAFSDTFAGIAPSDVLPFIAAQIVGAVLAFGLARILYAPNR; the protein is encoded by the coding sequence ATGACCTTGTCACAGCGCCTCATAGCCGAAGCCATTGGTACAGCTTTCCTTCTGATTGCTGTCGTTGGGTCGGGCATAATGGCTGCCAACTTAAGCGATGGGAACATCGCGCTTGCACTTTTGGCCAATGCCATCGCAACGGGCGTTGCGCTTTATGTGCTGATCACGATCTTCGGCCCCATCTCAGGGGCGCACTTCAACCCGGCGGTGACACTGGTCTTTGCATTGCGGGGTGAGATTGCGCTGCACCATGCTGCGGCGTATGTGTTGGTGCAGATCGTGGCTGGTATCTTGGGCGTATGGCTGTCCCATGTGATGTTTGATCTTCCGATCCTTCAGGCCTCAACAACCGCGCGGACAGGCCTTTCGCAGTGGGTGGCGGAAATCGTCGCAACCTTCGGCCTGCTCATCACCATTCTCGCGGGTATCCGTCATGCGCCTGCGCAAGTCCCAGCCTTGGTGGCGGCCTATATCACCGGCGCCTACTGGTTCACTGCATCGACAAGCTTCGCCAACCCCGCGGTCACGATCGCCCGCGCCTTCTCAGACACGTTTGCGGGGATTGCGCCTTCTGACGTGCTGCCGTTCATCGCCGCCCAGATCGTTGGTGCGGTACTGGCTTTTGGCCTTGCACGAATTCTCTACGCGCCAAATCGCTAA